A region from the Diorhabda sublineata isolate icDioSubl1.1 chromosome X, icDioSubl1.1, whole genome shotgun sequence genome encodes:
- the LOC130450909 gene encoding uncharacterized protein LOC130450909: MVSELCFIIVTSLVAAISGHGMMLIPPGRSSLWRTHPEAPINYNDNEVYCGGAYVQNTLNGQKCGVCGDRYDAPHPQDNENGGTYGLGIIVGTYQPGDVLGVLVTLTANHLGYFTYSLCELPDPDLPEPGEECFVNLLLEDGSKNFPIKSDYYIVQNQVVLPNITCPRCVLRWTYRTGNNWGVCENGTQGIGCGPQEHFRSCADIAILP; the protein is encoded by the exons ATGGTCTCAGAACTTTGCTTTATTATTGTTACTTCTCTTGTGGCTGCAATCTCAGGTCACGGTATGATGTTAATACCGCCTGGCAGAAGTTCATTGTGGAGAACCCACCCCGAAGCTCCTAttaattataatgataatgaagTTTATTGTGGAGGAGCTTAT GTTCAAAATACGTTAAATGGCCAAAAATGTGGAGTCTGTGGTGACAGATATGACGCTCCTCATCCTCAAGACAATGAAAATGGAGGAACTTATGGTCTTGGTATAATTGTAGGAACTTATCAACCTGGAGATGTTCTAGGTGTTTTAGTTACTCTCACAGCTAACCATTTAGGATATTTCACGTACAG TTTATGTGAGTTACCCGATCCAGATTTACCTGAACCAGGTGAGGAATGTTTCGTCAATTTGCTTCTTGAAGatggttccaaaaattttccTATCAAAAGTGATTATTATATTGTACAAAATCAAGTTGTACTTCCAAATATAACTTGCCCTCGATGTGTTTTAAGGTGGACGTACAGAACAg GTAATAATTGGGGTGTCTGTGAAAATGGTACACAAGGAATCGGATGTGGACCTCAAGAGCATTTTAGATCATGTGCTGACATCGCTATACTTCCATAA
- the LOC130450580 gene encoding protein pelota isoform X2: MWHAYNLIAEGDSVRSTTIRKVQTESSTGSSSSNRVRTTLTISVENIDFDTQACMLRLKGRNIEENQYVKMGAYHTLDLELNRKFSLKKHEWDSVSLERIDMACDPTKSADVAAVIMQEGLAHICLITSSMTLVRAKIDVNIPRKRKGFVQQHEKGLAKFYDNVMQAILRHVNFDVVKCVLIASPGFVKDQFYEYMFQTAVKTDNKVLLDNKPKFMLVHSSSGFKHSLQEVLQDPSVVNKISDTKAAGEVKILENFYTMLQCEPSKAFYGKKHVEAANAEQAVEILLISDNLFRCQDVKLRKEYVDLVDSVRDSGGEVRIFSSLHISGEQLEQLTGIAAILRFPMPELEEDTDEENE; this comes from the exons ATGTGGCATGCTTATAATCTCATTGCTGAAGGGGATTCTGTAAGAAGCACCACCATTAGAAAGGTACAGACTGAATCTTCAACTGGTTCTTCGTCTTCCAACAGAGTAAGAACAACATTAACCATTTCAGTGGAGAACATAGATTTTGATACACAAGCATGTATGTTAAGATTGAAAggaagaaatattgaagaaaatcaatATGTAAAG ATGGGAGCTTATCACACATTAGATCTCGAACTGAACCGAAAATTTTCACTCAAAAAACATGAATGGGATTCTGTATCTCTAGAACGCATAGACATGGCATGTGATCCAACAAAAAGTGCAGATGTGGCTGCTGTCATTATGCAGGAAGGTCTTGCACATATCTGTCTAATTACTTCTAGTATGACTTTAGTGAGAGCGAAGATTGATGTCAATATTCCCAGAAAGAGAAAAGGTTTTGTCCAACAACATGAAAAG GGCTTAGCTAAATTCTATGACAATGTCATGCAGGCTATTCTCAGACATGTTAACTTTGATGTTGTTAAATGTGTACTGATAGCATCTCCGGGATTTGTGAAGGATCAATTTTATGAATACATGTTTCAAACAGCTGTAAAAACAGACAATAAAGTGTTATTAGATAACAAACCAAAGTTCATGCTAGTTCATTCTTCTTCGGGATTTAAACATTCTTTACAAG AGGTGCTCCAAGATCCATCGGTAGTTAATAAAATATCAGATACTAAAGCTGCAGGTGaagtgaaaattttggaaaatttttacaCTATGCTGCAATGTGAACCATCAAAAGCTTTCTATGGTAAGAAACATGTAGAAGCTGCTAATGCTGAACAAGCTGttgaaattttgcttatttCGGACAACTTATTTAG ATGCCAAGATGTAAAGCTGCGCAAGGAATATGTGGATTTAGTAGATTCTGTCAGAGATTCTGGTGGTGAAGTGAGAATATTTTCAAGTCTTCACATTTCAGGAGAAC AACTGGAGCAATTAACGGGTATTGCAGCCATTTTAAGATTTCCGATGCCTGAATTGGAGGAGGATACtgatgaagaaaatgaataa
- the LOC130450580 gene encoding protein pelota isoform X1, which produces MKLISQDLDKNGEGTVVLIPEESEDMWHAYNLIAEGDSVRSTTIRKVQTESSTGSSSSNRVRTTLTISVENIDFDTQACMLRLKGRNIEENQYVKMGAYHTLDLELNRKFSLKKHEWDSVSLERIDMACDPTKSADVAAVIMQEGLAHICLITSSMTLVRAKIDVNIPRKRKGFVQQHEKGLAKFYDNVMQAILRHVNFDVVKCVLIASPGFVKDQFYEYMFQTAVKTDNKVLLDNKPKFMLVHSSSGFKHSLQEVLQDPSVVNKISDTKAAGEVKILENFYTMLQCEPSKAFYGKKHVEAANAEQAVEILLISDNLFRCQDVKLRKEYVDLVDSVRDSGGEVRIFSSLHISGEQLEQLTGIAAILRFPMPELEEDTDEENE; this is translated from the exons atGAAACTAATAAGTCAAGATCTCGATAAAAATGGAGAGGG TACGGTTGTGCTCATCCCAGAAGAATCGGAAGATATGTGGCATGCTTATAATCTCATTGCTGAAGGGGATTCTGTAAGAAGCACCACCATTAGAAAGGTACAGACTGAATCTTCAACTGGTTCTTCGTCTTCCAACAGAGTAAGAACAACATTAACCATTTCAGTGGAGAACATAGATTTTGATACACAAGCATGTATGTTAAGATTGAAAggaagaaatattgaagaaaatcaatATGTAAAG ATGGGAGCTTATCACACATTAGATCTCGAACTGAACCGAAAATTTTCACTCAAAAAACATGAATGGGATTCTGTATCTCTAGAACGCATAGACATGGCATGTGATCCAACAAAAAGTGCAGATGTGGCTGCTGTCATTATGCAGGAAGGTCTTGCACATATCTGTCTAATTACTTCTAGTATGACTTTAGTGAGAGCGAAGATTGATGTCAATATTCCCAGAAAGAGAAAAGGTTTTGTCCAACAACATGAAAAG GGCTTAGCTAAATTCTATGACAATGTCATGCAGGCTATTCTCAGACATGTTAACTTTGATGTTGTTAAATGTGTACTGATAGCATCTCCGGGATTTGTGAAGGATCAATTTTATGAATACATGTTTCAAACAGCTGTAAAAACAGACAATAAAGTGTTATTAGATAACAAACCAAAGTTCATGCTAGTTCATTCTTCTTCGGGATTTAAACATTCTTTACAAG AGGTGCTCCAAGATCCATCGGTAGTTAATAAAATATCAGATACTAAAGCTGCAGGTGaagtgaaaattttggaaaatttttacaCTATGCTGCAATGTGAACCATCAAAAGCTTTCTATGGTAAGAAACATGTAGAAGCTGCTAATGCTGAACAAGCTGttgaaattttgcttatttCGGACAACTTATTTAG ATGCCAAGATGTAAAGCTGCGCAAGGAATATGTGGATTTAGTAGATTCTGTCAGAGATTCTGGTGGTGAAGTGAGAATATTTTCAAGTCTTCACATTTCAGGAGAAC AACTGGAGCAATTAACGGGTATTGCAGCCATTTTAAGATTTCCGATGCCTGAATTGGAGGAGGATACtgatgaagaaaatgaataa
- the LOC130450903 gene encoding uncharacterized protein LOC130450903 isoform X2, which produces MKSYIKSILFSYLLHIATVSVRARSSGLGGGLQSSNTWDVSHNGLNFGSGGVGSFLSDIMGGNSAGLGRGGTNGEEGVHRTGNGQKQESQSFSVSLLLGNIANSISSLGDNMEKAIGKAVSIMAGGNNNLSGSGKSGYSVESSVNIDIPSFLTEVLEAPIKLVRTMVRLVVNLSWNLITLQFKALKIPFSIINRVVSITRTVVAAVISRLLNAVLKINSLNAEIVSGAIGAVESTVGYIISTLADVLISGIQTTSNIIGFSGDRLMTITKTAFKTGINLSTNLKNSVEDGVKFLNLDKIPNLPGIRNIISIISDGVNYGSSVVSKQFNKLLQFINKIIYENQDFFIPLFKQMDNIFLAVRDAINRIVDGGQYTEIGEMFGKMQNLLSPLMNRNWPFIGGFNGTMKNICSMVQDECTKYADYSEGDDCSGGPLEESGSDFDGETFNSNERSSSTLLDGGNNGGVEFGGDEISTANNG; this is translated from the exons ATGAAAAGTTATATAAagtcaatattattttcatacttaCTACATATAGCAACAG TATCAGTTCGGGCCAGATCGTCTGGTTTGGGGGGAGGATTACAGTCGTCAAACACCTGGGATGTTTCACACAATGGGCTCAACTTTGGGTCAGGTGGAGTTGGTAGCTTTCTATCAGATATAATGGGTGGTAATAGTGCAGGTTTAGGAAGAGGAGGAACAAATGGAGAAGAAGGAG TACACAGGACAGGAAATGGACAAAAACAAGAATCACAAAGTTTCTCAGTAAGTTTATTACTTGGAAATATTGCTAACAGCATCTCGTCACTTGGAGACAACATGGAAAAAGCAATTGGAAAAGCAGTATCTATTATGGCAGGAG gaaataaCAATTTAAGCGGAAGTGGTAAATCAGGTTATTCCGTCGAAAGTTCAGTAAACATTGACATACCATCATTTTTGACAGAGGTCCTAGAGGCTCCAATTAAGTTAGTGCGAACGATGGTGCGTTTGGTCGTGAATTTGTCTTGGAACCTAATAACATTACAGTTCAAAGCATTGAAAATTCCTTTCTCTATTATCAATAGAGTTGTTTCTATAACTAGAACGGTCGTAGCAGCAGTCATCTCAAGATTATTGAATGCagtcttaaaaataaattcattgaatGCTGAAATAGTTTCTGGAGCAATTGGAGCTGTGGAAT ctACTGTAGGATATATAATTAGTACATTAGCTGACGTGCTAATATCTGGAATACAGACAACTTCTAATATAATCGGCTTTAGTGGAGATCGTCTTATGACAATTACTAAAACTGCCTTTAAAACAGGCATAAATTTATCAACTAACTTGAAAAATTCAGTAGAAGATGGCgtgaaatttttaaacttaGATAAAATACCCAATTTGCCTGGAATTAGAAAcattatttccataatttccgATGGTGTTAACTATGGATCAAGTGTTGTGTCcaaacaatttaacaaattattacaattcataaataaaattatatatgaaaatcaaGATTTCTTTATACCGCTTTTTAAACAAATGGACAACATCTTTTTGGCAGTACGCGATGCAATAAACAGAATTGTGGATGGCGGAcaatatacag AAATAGGTGAAATGTTTGGAAAAATGCAGAATCTTTTATCTCCTCTGATGAATAGAAATTGGCCATTTATAGGCGGATTTAAtggaacaatgaaaaatatttgttctatGGTACAGGATGAATGTACAAAATATGCAGACTATTCCGAAG GAGATGATTGTTCAGGAGGACCTCTAGAAGAATCAGGATCCGATTTTGATGGAGAAACATTTAACAGCAATGAACGTTCAAGTAGTACACTATTAGATGGAGGTAATAATGGGGGAGTTGAGTTTGGTGGAGACGAAATATCTACTGCTAATAACGGCTAG
- the LOC130450903 gene encoding uncharacterized protein LOC130450903 isoform X1: protein MKSYIKSILFSYLLHIATVSVRARSSGLGGGLQSSNTWDVSHNGLNFGSGGVGSFLSDIMGGNSAGLGRGGTNGEEGVHRTGNGQKQESQSFSVSLLLGNIANSISSLGDNMEKAIGKAVSIMAGGNNNLSGSGKSGYSVESSVNIDIPSFLTEVLEAPIKLVRTMVRLVVNLSWNLITLQFKALKIPFSIINRVVSITRTVVAAVISRLLNAVLKINSLNAEIVSGAIGAVESTVGYIISTLADVLISGIQTTSNIIGFSGDRLMTITKTAFKTGINLSTNLKNSVEDGVKFLNLDKIPNLPGIRNIISIISDGVNYGSSVVSKQFNKLLQFINKIIYENQDFFIPLFKQMDNIFLAVRDAINRIVDGGQYTEIGEMFGKMQNLLSPLMNRNWPFIGGFNGTMKNICSMVQDECTKYADYSEVGDDCSGGPLEESGSDFDGETFNSNERSSSTLLDGGNNGGVEFGGDEISTANNG, encoded by the exons ATGAAAAGTTATATAAagtcaatattattttcatacttaCTACATATAGCAACAG TATCAGTTCGGGCCAGATCGTCTGGTTTGGGGGGAGGATTACAGTCGTCAAACACCTGGGATGTTTCACACAATGGGCTCAACTTTGGGTCAGGTGGAGTTGGTAGCTTTCTATCAGATATAATGGGTGGTAATAGTGCAGGTTTAGGAAGAGGAGGAACAAATGGAGAAGAAGGAG TACACAGGACAGGAAATGGACAAAAACAAGAATCACAAAGTTTCTCAGTAAGTTTATTACTTGGAAATATTGCTAACAGCATCTCGTCACTTGGAGACAACATGGAAAAAGCAATTGGAAAAGCAGTATCTATTATGGCAGGAG gaaataaCAATTTAAGCGGAAGTGGTAAATCAGGTTATTCCGTCGAAAGTTCAGTAAACATTGACATACCATCATTTTTGACAGAGGTCCTAGAGGCTCCAATTAAGTTAGTGCGAACGATGGTGCGTTTGGTCGTGAATTTGTCTTGGAACCTAATAACATTACAGTTCAAAGCATTGAAAATTCCTTTCTCTATTATCAATAGAGTTGTTTCTATAACTAGAACGGTCGTAGCAGCAGTCATCTCAAGATTATTGAATGCagtcttaaaaataaattcattgaatGCTGAAATAGTTTCTGGAGCAATTGGAGCTGTGGAAT ctACTGTAGGATATATAATTAGTACATTAGCTGACGTGCTAATATCTGGAATACAGACAACTTCTAATATAATCGGCTTTAGTGGAGATCGTCTTATGACAATTACTAAAACTGCCTTTAAAACAGGCATAAATTTATCAACTAACTTGAAAAATTCAGTAGAAGATGGCgtgaaatttttaaacttaGATAAAATACCCAATTTGCCTGGAATTAGAAAcattatttccataatttccgATGGTGTTAACTATGGATCAAGTGTTGTGTCcaaacaatttaacaaattattacaattcataaataaaattatatatgaaaatcaaGATTTCTTTATACCGCTTTTTAAACAAATGGACAACATCTTTTTGGCAGTACGCGATGCAATAAACAGAATTGTGGATGGCGGAcaatatacag AAATAGGTGAAATGTTTGGAAAAATGCAGAATCTTTTATCTCCTCTGATGAATAGAAATTGGCCATTTATAGGCGGATTTAAtggaacaatgaaaaatatttgttctatGGTACAGGATGAATGTACAAAATATGCAGACTATTCCGAAG TAGGAGATGATTGTTCAGGAGGACCTCTAGAAGAATCAGGATCCGATTTTGATGGAGAAACATTTAACAGCAATGAACGTTCAAGTAGTACACTATTAGATGGAGGTAATAATGGGGGAGTTGAGTTTGGTGGAGACGAAATATCTACTGCTAATAACGGCTAG